One Paraburkholderia flagellata genomic window carries:
- a CDS encoding flagellar brake domain-containing protein — translation MLLPQGGVLNSEQRDFLFEHFQPYRNTAEEASFANAQDGVANRADRGKGPLTLDDMNLAIGALLGIRSQAGTGREMLPCRLIGFRAGGAMFVTPPAAAKPVWEPFPGEQVEIVAIATQAVFWLVCTVEAVCTHPFRYLVLSEPGTLRRLRERRAVRVRTQLAVRYGVDLTGAQLDWLAIGCDISVLGMSLAAGRKIGEVGERICVEFPIEVGNAGATFQAVAVIRNLRANNPQEGLTLHGLEFDALSHESQVALKTFVFDRQDAVSYWAGMPI, via the coding sequence ATGCTGCTGCCGCAAGGCGGAGTGCTGAACAGCGAGCAGCGCGATTTCCTCTTCGAGCATTTCCAGCCTTATCGCAACACGGCAGAGGAGGCGAGTTTCGCGAACGCGCAAGACGGCGTTGCCAATCGCGCCGATCGTGGAAAGGGTCCGTTGACGCTGGACGACATGAATCTCGCCATTGGCGCGCTGCTAGGCATACGCAGCCAGGCGGGCACGGGGCGCGAGATGCTGCCGTGCCGGCTGATCGGTTTCCGGGCAGGCGGTGCGATGTTCGTTACGCCTCCTGCTGCGGCGAAGCCCGTATGGGAGCCGTTCCCGGGGGAACAGGTCGAAATCGTTGCGATCGCAACACAAGCCGTGTTCTGGCTCGTCTGTACCGTCGAGGCGGTCTGCACGCACCCGTTCCGCTATCTCGTGCTCTCGGAGCCCGGCACCTTACGCCGGCTGCGCGAACGCCGCGCCGTGCGCGTGCGCACGCAACTCGCGGTGCGTTATGGCGTCGATTTGACGGGCGCGCAACTGGACTGGCTCGCCATTGGCTGCGATATCAGCGTGCTGGGCATGTCGCTCGCCGCCGGGCGCAAGATCGGCGAGGTGGGCGAGCGCATTTGCGTGGAGTTTCCGATCGAGGTGGGGAATGCCGGGGCGACGTTCCAGGCCGTCGCCGTGATCCGCAATCTGCGCGCCAATAACCCGCAGGAAGGACTGACCCTGCACGGACTGGAATTCGACGCGCTTTCGCACGAGAGTCAGGTCGCCCTCAAGACCTTCGTGTTCGATCGGCAGGACGCCGTGTCTTACTGGGCTGGCATGCCGATCTGA
- a CDS encoding RNA polymerase sigma factor, with amino-acid sequence METPPTPSPLTTQDREIADTVARERPRLRNFIRRRVIDQDEAEDILQDVFEELVQAWRLPEPIEQVGAWLFRVARNRIVDRFRKRKEVPLTEPEEAASEYRLDLALPSPDAGPEAAYARAAMLDTLRAALDELPASQREVFIAHELDGRSFKEMAAGSGVGVNTLLARKRYAVLHLRERLRASWDDVDN; translated from the coding sequence ATGGAAACGCCGCCCACCCCGAGCCCGCTCACCACGCAGGACCGCGAAATCGCCGACACCGTCGCCCGCGAGCGCCCGAGGCTGCGCAATTTCATCCGTCGCCGCGTGATCGATCAGGATGAAGCCGAGGACATTCTTCAGGACGTATTCGAAGAACTCGTTCAGGCATGGCGGCTCCCGGAGCCCATCGAGCAGGTTGGCGCGTGGCTCTTTCGCGTGGCGCGAAATCGCATCGTCGACCGGTTTCGCAAACGCAAGGAAGTGCCGCTCACCGAGCCTGAAGAGGCTGCGAGCGAATATCGGCTCGACCTCGCACTGCCCTCGCCGGATGCTGGCCCCGAGGCCGCCTACGCGCGCGCGGCGATGCTCGACACACTGCGCGCCGCGCTCGACGAATTGCCGGCGAGCCAACGCGAGGTGTTCATCGCGCACGAACTGGACGGGCGCAGTTTCAAGGAGATGGCGGCCGGGAGCGGGGTCGGCGTGAACACACTGCTGGCGCGCAAACGTTATGCGGTATTGCATCTGCGCGAACGTTTGCGCGCGTCATGGGACGACGTCGATAATTGA
- a CDS encoding ABC transporter transmembrane domain-containing protein gives MSDVAARPSRVAPLFALLPFLRPYAGRWALAFLALLTSAGATLALPVAFKYLIDRGFASGDRTHIDRYFIALFVVSLILAAATALRFYWVSWLGERVTADLRRAVYDHVIRMSPQFFETTQSGEVLSRLTTDTTLIQTVVGTSLSLGLRNLLLMVGGVVMLATTSPVLSGYIIATLVVVVAPIVIFGRRVRRLSRASQDKVASASALAGEVLNAMPTVQSYAQESFEANRFGGAVETAFETALKRIRARAGLTAVVIVFVFAAIVFVLWLGAQAVLAGQMSAGQLSQFILYAVFTAGAVGAVAEVWGDLQRAAGATERLLQLLAARSPVAQATATVPLPAHGTGIRFDNVCFSYPSRPGIAALDAFSLDVRPGEHVALVGPSGAGKTTLFQLLLRFYDPQSGTLSINGVPTQQVSLAALRHAIGVVLQESVIFSGSVLDNIRYGSPDATLEAVQHAAEMAAAAGFIEQLPQGYDTFLGERGVRLSGGQRQRIAIARAILKNPPILLLDEATSALDAASERLVQTALDNAAQNRTTLVIAHRLATVQQADRIVVMEQGRIVAQGRHAELLQSSPLYAQLAALQFGAQHANTVT, from the coding sequence ATGTCAGATGTCGCCGCCCGACCGTCACGCGTCGCGCCCCTTTTCGCCCTTCTGCCCTTCCTGCGCCCCTATGCGGGGCGCTGGGCGCTCGCATTCCTCGCGCTGCTGACCTCGGCGGGCGCAACGCTCGCGCTGCCGGTGGCGTTCAAGTATCTGATCGACCGTGGTTTCGCGAGCGGCGATCGCACGCATATCGATCGCTACTTCATCGCGCTCTTCGTGGTTTCGCTGATCCTGGCCGCCGCCACGGCGTTGCGCTTCTATTGGGTTTCCTGGCTGGGCGAGCGGGTGACGGCCGACTTGCGGCGCGCCGTATACGACCACGTGATACGAATGAGCCCGCAATTCTTCGAGACCACGCAATCGGGCGAAGTGCTCTCGCGGCTCACCACCGACACAACGCTGATCCAAACCGTGGTGGGCACCAGTCTCTCACTGGGCCTGCGCAATTTACTGCTCATGGTCGGCGGCGTAGTCATGCTCGCCACGACGAGCCCCGTGCTGTCCGGCTACATCATCGCGACACTGGTCGTTGTGGTCGCACCTATCGTCATCTTCGGGCGGCGCGTGCGGCGGCTTTCGCGCGCGAGCCAGGACAAGGTTGCGAGCGCAAGCGCTTTGGCGGGTGAAGTGCTCAATGCCATGCCCACCGTTCAGTCGTATGCGCAGGAGTCGTTCGAGGCGAATCGCTTTGGCGGTGCCGTGGAAACGGCCTTTGAAACGGCGCTCAAACGCATTCGGGCGCGCGCGGGATTGACGGCCGTCGTGATCGTCTTCGTGTTCGCCGCTATCGTGTTCGTGCTGTGGCTCGGCGCGCAGGCGGTACTCGCCGGACAGATGAGCGCGGGCCAGCTCTCCCAGTTCATTCTCTACGCGGTGTTCACGGCTGGCGCCGTGGGCGCCGTTGCCGAGGTGTGGGGCGATCTGCAGCGGGCCGCTGGCGCCACCGAACGGCTGCTGCAACTGCTCGCCGCGCGCTCGCCCGTAGCGCAGGCCACAGCAACCGTGCCGCTGCCGGCTCACGGCACGGGCATCCGGTTCGACAACGTTTGCTTTTCCTACCCCTCGCGGCCTGGCATCGCTGCGCTCGACGCCTTCTCGCTCGACGTGCGCCCGGGCGAACATGTCGCGCTCGTCGGTCCGTCCGGCGCAGGCAAAACCACGCTCTTTCAATTGCTTCTGCGTTTTTACGATCCGCAGTCGGGCACCCTCAGCATCAACGGTGTGCCGACGCAACAGGTCTCGCTCGCGGCGTTGCGCCACGCGATCGGCGTCGTGCTGCAGGAGTCCGTGATCTTTTCGGGCAGCGTGCTCGACAACATTCGCTATGGCTCGCCCGACGCCACGCTCGAAGCCGTCCAGCACGCGGCCGAAATGGCCGCTGCGGCCGGATTTATCGAGCAACTGCCGCAGGGCTACGACACCTTTCTTGGTGAACGTGGCGTGCGCCTTTCCGGCGGTCAACGTCAGCGCATTGCCATCGCGCGCGCGATCCTCAAGAACCCGCCCATCCTGCTGCTCGACGAAGCGACCAGCGCGCTCGACGCCGCGAGCGAACGCCTCGTGCAAACGGCGCTGGACAACGCCGCGCAAAACCGCACGACGCTCGTCATCGCGCATCGTCTCGCCACCGTGCAGCAAGCCGACCGCATTGTCGTCATGGAACAAGGCCGTATCGTAGCGCAAGGCCGTCACGCGGAACTGCTGCAGAGTTCGCCGCTTTATGCGCAACTCGCGGCGCTGCAGTTCGGCGCTCAACACGCGAACACCGTCACGTAA